GCGCGTAGCTCGTTTATGGGCATGGGATAGCGGTCCTTTCTTCACTGATTATCAATTGTTGGTTGCTACTCGTGCAAGGGTTAGGCCACTAGCTGATTGATAGGCAGAGACCTAAAGTTCGCTTGTCCCGCGCCGGCCTGCATTGCACTTGTGGCCAGGCGGTGGTCGCAAATTGCTACCGCAAGTGCGGCAAATCTCACAGAGCCCAGACCATGAACACTTCAGTACGCGCCTTCGCAGCGCATTCCCCTAACGGCCGCCTTGGACTGTTCAACTTTGATCGCCGCAGTCCCCGCTCTGACGACGTCACCATCGAGATCTTGTACTGTGGTGTATGCCACTCCGACGTGCACAACGTCCGAAACGACTGGGGTGGTGCAACCTATCCAATGGTGCCCGGCCATGAGATTGTCGGCCGCGTGGTAGCCCTTGGCTCGGAGGTCACCCGATTCAAGGTCGGTGACCGCGTGGGCGTAGGCTGTCTGGTCGATTCTTGCCGGCACTGCACTGCATGCGGCAAAGGCTGGGAGCAGTATTGCGAGAACGGTCGAGTCGACACTTACAACAGCGTGGACCGGCACGATGGCAAGCCTACACAGGGCGGCTACTCCGAACAGATCGTCGTCTCCGATGCCTTCGTACTCAAGGTGCCAGACAGTCTGGATTTGGCTGCTGCCGCGCCTCTGCTCTGTGCAGGCATCACCACCTATTCACCACTGCGCCATTGGAACGTAGGCTCTGGCAGCAAGGTTGCTGTAGTCGGACTTGGGGGACTAGGCCACATGGCTCTGAAGCTGGCCCAAGCAATGGGCGCAGAGGTGACCTTATTCACGCGTTCTGCCGGCAAGGAGTCCGATGCCCGCCGTCTCGGTGCCAACCAAGTTGTGCTGTCAACTGACGCTGCTCAGATGGCCGCCGTAGCGGGACGTTTCGATCTCATCATCGACACCGTCCCTTACGTGCATGACGTGAACCCATATGTTCCGACGCTGGCCACGGGTGGTACGCTGACCCTGGTGGGCTACCTCGGCCCCCTGGAGCCTGCGTTGAACTCGGCCCCACTGGTGCTCAGCCGCAAGGCGGTCGCAGGTTCGCTGATCGGGGGCATAGCCGAAACCCAGGAAATGCTGGACTTCTGCGGCCAGCATGGCATCGTTTCTGACATCGAAACCATCGCCATCCAAGACATCAACGAGGCATACGAGCGCATGCTCTCAAGCGACGTGAAGTACCGCTTCGTCATCGACATGGCCTCGCTCAAGGCGAAGGTAAGCGAATGAGGCGAACCCCGCTCCACATTCTGGTCATCGGTGCCAACGGCAGCATCGGCCGACTGGTGGTCGCACAGGCTCTGGAGCAGGGGCATGCTGTGCGGGCACTGGTTCGCGACCTAGGGCGAGCCGCCGATCTGCCCGCAGAGGCAGAGCGAGTCGTCGGTGATGTCACGAAGCCTGAAACTCTCGAAGCCGCTGTTGCGGGCACAGATGCGATTGTCTTTACCCATGGCTCCACCAGCGGAAGCAAGGCAGGCTCAAGGCAAGTCGACTACGGAGGGGTGCGCAACGTGATGGCAGCGCTGGGTCGCCGGCAGGCTCGCGTTGCGCTGATGACAGCCATCGGGGTTACCAATAGGCAGGGAAGCTACAACCAGGCGACCGAAGCCCATGACTGGAAACGCCGCAGCGAGCGGCTCGTGCGCGCGAGCGGCCTGCCATATACCGTGGTGCGGCCAGGCTGGTTTGACTACAACGCCGCCGATCAGTTGCGGCTCACCCCGCTACAGGGCGACACCCGCCAAGCGGGCAACTCCAGTGACGGTGTTGTTTCGCGCTACCAGATCGCGCAAGTCCTGGTGTATTGCTTGACATCAGAGAGCGCATTGCACAAGACCTTCGAGCTGGTAGCTGAGCGAGGGTCTGCAACGGTCGACTTTGAGGCGATGTTCCGTTCTCTCAAAGCTGATTTGCCCGGCTCTATGGATGGGGTGCGAGATGCTCCGAACATGCCAATGGCGCAGGAACCACCACATGTTCTTGACGACCTAGTTCACGCCAGCAGCCGATAGCGCGTACGCGAAAGCGGCGTACTGCCAACGACCTCTTCCCCACCTATTCCCAACCTGAAGGATCTTCTATGAAATTCATCGCCGCCGCTGCCGTAGCCCTCTCCCTCCTGGAGCCCATTGCCGCAGCTGAAAACGACTTGCAGATTCGGCGCGTTGGATCGCGTCCAGTGAATGCGGCTCCCGCCGAGAACTTCACGGGCACAGTGAAGGTCGAGATGCTTTACACGCCCGTAGGCGAAGAGCGAACCTCGGCAGGCAGCGTTAGCTTTTCCCCAGGAGCACGCACGGCCTGGCACTCACATCCATTGGGACAGACTCTTGTCGTCACCTCTGGGGTGGGGCGCGTGCAGCGCTGGGGTGGCTCAGTGGAAGAGATCCGGGTCGGCGACGTGGTTCACATTCCCGCCAACGTAAAGCACTGGCATGGCGCAGCCCCCGACAGCGCGATGACTCACACAGCGATCACCGAAGTGCTGAACGGGAAATCGGCCGATTGGATGGAACAGGTTGCGGATGCACAGTACCTGGTTCCACCCGTGCCCGTGGCTGCTGTATTGCCACCTGCGCAGGGCCAGAAACTGTTCGGAGACATTGCACCCAAGTTTGCTCAGTTGACCGACGAAGTGCTGTTCGGCGACGTGTGGGCTCGCCCGGGCCTGTCCCAACGGGACCGCAGCCTGATCACCGTAAGTGCCCTGATAGCGATGAACCGGCCCGACCAGTTGCGCGGGCACATGGCGCGGGCGCGGCAGAACGGCGTCTCCGATGCGGAGCTGATCGAAGCTACTACCCATCTGGCGTTTTATGCCGGCTGGCCCAGTGCAGTGACGGCGATAGGAGTTGCCCGCGAAGTCATGGACATTCCAAAGCCTTGATGCCCGCAGGCAAATCACATATGACCCACGCTCCTGAGGCCACTTCATGCTGATCGGTGCCGTCCGCGTTGCCCTGCGACGTCCTTACACCTTCGTCGTGATGGCGTTGCTGCTGATGATCGTGGGCCCGCTGGTCGCGATGCGCACGCCCACCGACATTTTTCCAGAGATCCGCATCCCGGTGATCGCTGTGGCATGGCAGTACACGGGGCTGCCGCCGGACCAGATGGCAGGCCGCATCTCGTCGCCGTTTCAGCGCATCCTGACGACAGCGGTCAACGATATCGAGCACATGGAAGCCAGCACCTACGCAGGGGTTGGCATCGTCAAGATCTTCTTTCAGCCCGGCGTGAATGTGGCGACTGCGAATGCGCAGGTCACCGCCGCGTCGCAGGTGGCCTTGCGCCAAATGCCGCCTGGGACACAACCCCCCGTGATCCTGAACTACAACGCTGCGACGGTTCCCATCCTGCAGGTGGCGCTTTCCGGTGAAGGGTTGTCTGAGCAACAGTTGTTCGACTTGGGCATGAACACGGTGCGTACACCGCTCGTCACTGTTCCTGGCGCGGCCATCCCTTTGCCATACGGCGGCAAGCAACGCCAAGTGCAGTTGGACCTCGATCCTGCCGCTCTGCAAGCGCGAGGGCTGTCCGCGCAAGACGTGGCTCTCGCACTGGCTGCGCACAATGTGCTGGTGCCCGTTGGCACACAGAAAATCGGGAGCCTCGAATACACGCTTCAGCTCAACAGCGCTCCCTCGGCCATCGAAGAACTGGGGCGCATCCCCGTGAAAATTGTCAACGGCAGCACCATCCTGATGCGCGACGTGGCCCAGGTGCGTGACGGCAGTGCACCCCAGACCAACATCGTGCACGTTGACGGCGGTCGCTCCGTGCTGATGTCAGTGCTCAAAAACGGTTCGGCCTCGACACTGGCCATCGTCGACGGTGTGCGTGCCAAGCTCGACGAGATGAGAGCGTCGCTGCCTGCCGAGCTGAAAGTACTCCCGATCAATGATCAGTCCCTCTTCGTGCGCGCGGCAGTGAAAGGCGTGGCGCTGGAAGGCGTGATCGCAGCAGTACTCACCAGCCTTATGATCTTGCTGTTCCTGGGAAGTTGGCGCCCCACGCTGATCATTGCAGTATCCATCCCCCTGTCCATCCTGGGTGCGCTGATCAGCCTGGCCGTTCTGGGTCAGACCTTGAACCTCATGACCCTGGGTGGCCTCGCACTGGCCATCGGCATTCTGGTGGACGATGCCACCGTCACCATCGAGAACATCAACTGGCACCTGGAGCAGGGCAAAGATGTGGAGACGGCCATCCTCGACGGCGCGCACCAGATCGTCATGCCCGCATTCGTCTCGCTGCTGTGCATCTGTATCGTGCTCGTGCCCATGTTCTTCCTGGACGGCATCTCTCGCTTCCTCTTCGTCCCCATGGCGCTTTCCGTCATGCTGGCGATGGTGTGCTCCTTCATCCTGTCGCGAACGCTGGTGCCAACGATGGCCAAGTACCTTCTGAAGGCACATAGCCATGCGCCTGCCTCCACGACCTCGCGCAATCCGCTGGTGCGATTTCAGCGCCGCTTCGAAGCTGGCTTCGAACGCTTGCGCATGGGCTATCGCGGAGCGCTGCAGGGCGCGCTCGCGAGCAGCGGACGCTTCTTGATTGGCTTCATGCTGGTGGTTCTGGCCTCATTCGCGCTGCTGCCTTTTATCGGAAGCAACTTCTTTCCTTCCGTGGATTCAGGGCAGATCCTGATGCATGCGCGTGTACCGGTGGGAACGCGTGTTGAGGAAACAGCCAGTCGCTTTGCCACCATTGAACGGGCAATACGCCGTGTCATTCCGGCTGAGGAGATCGAAACTCTGGTGGACAACATCGGTCTGCCTCCAAGCAACATCAACCTCACCTACAACAACACGGGCGTTTCGGGATCGCACGATGGTGATTTTCAGATCGCCCTGCGCAAGGGCCACCAGCCGACGGCTGACTATGTGAAGAAGCTGCGTGAAACGCTGCCCCAGGATTTCCCCGACACGGCCTTCTGGTTCCCCCCTGCAGACATCGTCAGCCAAATCCTCAACTTCGGTGCGCCTGCTCCCATCGACATCCAGATACGAGGTCGCGACACCGAGGCCAACTTCGCATATGCGCAGCAACTCACTGGACGCCTGCGTGGAATACCTGGGGTGGTAGATGTCCGCATCCAGCAATCGAACAAGGCTCCGGTGTTCAAGATCGACGTTGACCGCATGCAGGCACAGCAATTGGGCCTGAGCACACGGGACGTGACCAATAGCTTGGTCGTGAATCTTGCGGGCAGCAGCCAGGTGGCGCCCACCTTCTGGCTCAATCCTGCCAATGGTGTCAGCTATCCGATCGTGATGCAGACCCCTCAGCATGAACTCGATTCGCTGGCTTCGCTGGAAAACCTGCCGGTCGGCAATGGCGCGACTACGGGGACGGCAACGCTGGGTGGAATTGCCAGTTTCGAACGCAGCTCCGGCAGTGCGCTTGTCAGCCAATATGACGTGCAGTCCATGGTCCAGATCCATGCGGCCGCCCAGGGCCGCGATCTTGGAGCGGTGGCCGCGGACGTTCGGAAGGTACTGGCGGATGCGGCTGCGGATGTCCCCAAGGGATCTGCGGTGCACCTGATGGGCCAGGTGCAGACCATGGAACGTGCGTTCTCCGGCCTGTTCGTCGGGTTGATTGGGGCTGTGGTGCTCATTTACCTGCTGATCGTCGTCAACTTCCAGTCCTGGCGTGATCCGGCTGTGATCATCTCGGCGCTGCCTGCGGCGCTGGCCGGCATTGTCTGGATGCTGTTCGTGACGCAGACCACGCTCTCGGTCCCCGCGCTTACCGGCGCCATCATGTGCATGGGCGTGGCAACCGCCAACAGCGTGCTCGTCATCAGCTTCGCCCGCGAACGCCTGGCAGAACTAGGCGATGCCCAAGCCGCCGCGCTAGAGGCCGGGTTCGTACGCTTTCGTCCGGTACTGATGACGGCATTGGCCATGGTGATTGGCATGCTGCCGATGGCTCTGGGCGTGGGGGAAGGCGGCGAGCAGAACGCGCCGCTCGGCCGTGCCGTCATTGGGGGACTGATCACTGCGACCATCGCGACCCTGGTCTTCGTCCCTGTTCTGTTCAGCCTGGCCCATCGGCGCGATGGCCGCACAGTTCCCGCCTCAGCCCCCCAATCCAACGCAGTGAGCTCCCATGCCTGATAACTCCTTCTTCACCCGTCGGCGCATTGGCGCTGCTGCTGCTCTCTGCCTGGTGGTGGCTGTTGTGGCTGCTGGACTCGTGAGCCGCCAGACGCAGGCCCGGCAACTCCAGGTGGCGGCTGAAGCGCAAGCCATCCCAGTCGTGAAGCTGGTCGATCCGGTGGCCATTTCAGCAAGCGTTCTGGAATTGCCCGCACGGCTGGAGGCCTGGGCACGTGCCCCTATCCACGCTCGCGCCAACGGATACCTCAGGCGCTGGACCGTCGATATTGGTGGGACGGTCAAGGCCGGACAGCTTCTGGGGGAAATTGAGACACCGGAGCTTGACGAGCAGTTGATGCAGGCACGTGCGGAGCTGGCCACTGCCCAGAGCAACGCGGCGCTGGCCGCCAGCACGGCGCAACGCTGGAAGTCACTGCTGGCCACCGATTCGGTGTCCCGCCAGGAGGCTGACGAGAAGGCCGGCGACCTCTCCGCCAAGCAATCGATCGTGACCGCACTGCAGGCCAATTTCGACCGAGTCCAGGCGATGAAGCAGTACACGCGGTTGACCTCGCCCTTCGATGGCGTGGTGACTGCGCGCAATACCGACGTCGGCGCACTGATAAGCGCAGGAGGTGCGCCTGGTTCCGAGTTGTTTGTGGTATCGGACATCCGGCGCTTGCGTGTCTATGTGAACGTACCTCAGCGTCAGCTGGCATCCGTTCGCGTGGGGGGCAAAGCCGCGCTCGTCGTCCCAGAGCGACCGACCCAGACCTACGAGGCGACAGTGCAGTCTCTGGCGCGGGCCATCCAGTCCGGCGCCGGTGGCATGGTGGTTCAGCTGTCAGTCGACAATGCATCCGGCGAGCTGCTGCCCGGGGCCTTCGCCACCGTACGCCTAGAGTCCGGCGCCAGCAGAAGTCGGATCGGCGTGCCTCCCGGCGCACTGATCATGGGCAAGAGCGGCGTCCAGGTGGCGACCGTTGCTGCAGATGGCCGCGTAGTGCTCAAGGCGGTCACCATCGCGCGCGACCATGGGCAACTGATCGAACTGGCGGGCGGGCTGGAGCCGGGCGAGCGGGTGGTGGATTCGCCACCGGACGGGATCGTGAGTGGTGACGCGGTGCGCATTGCCAGCATGTCCTCGAAGGCGACCCCATGAGCCAGGCAGGACCTCACGCCAAACTCGCGGCGGTCATGATCGCCTTGGTTCTGGCTGGCGCAGGCTGCGCACAGATCGACCTAGTGGTGTGCACCAGAGATTCGCATGAACTTCTATGATGTGTTTCTGGCGGCTGTTTTTTGCAGCCCGGGAGCACATCATGGCCCGACCGCATGCCGTTGCTATCGAGTTGAGCGAAGCCGACCGAGCTGTGTTGCTCGGTTGGTCACGCCGTCGCAAGACCGCCCAGGCCTTGGCGCTGCGAGCACGCATCGTGCTGGCCTGTGCCGATTCAGCAGCGACCAACACGGCGATTGCCGAAGCCATGGGTTTGAGCCTGATGACGGTGTCGAAGTGGCGTCGGCGCTTTGCCCAGCATGGCATTGCCGGCCTCGACGATGCACCCCGCTCAGGCGCTCCGCGCACGATCCTGGACGAGCAGGTCGAGGCCGTGATCACCACGACGCTGGAGACCGTGCCAGAGAATGCCACCCATTGGTCCACCCGTACGCTCGCCGCTCATCTGGGACTGAGCCAGACCACCATCTCGCGCATCTGGCGTGCCTTTGCATTGGCGCCGCATCGCACCGAAGGCTTCAAGCTCTCCACCGACCCGTACTTCGTCGACAAGGTGCGTGACATCGTGGGGTTGTACTTGCATCCACCCGAGCGCGCTCTGGTGCTGTGCGTGGACGAGAAGCCCTCCATCCAGGCCCACAGTGATACCGCTCCGGCCATACCCATGCAACCGGGCCAGCCGGAGCGCCACACGCATGACTACCTGAGACACGGCACGACAGACCTCTTTGCCGCCCTCGATGTCAAGGCCGGCACGGTCATCGCCGAGGTCCACCGACGTCATCGCAGCGTGGAGTTCCGTCACTTCCTGCAGACCGTCGAACGTGCCACGCCCGCGGAGTTCGAACTGCATCTCGTGCTCGACAATGCCAGC
This region of Acidovorax sp. GBBC 1281 genomic DNA includes:
- a CDS encoding NAD(P)-dependent alcohol dehydrogenase yields the protein MNTSVRAFAAHSPNGRLGLFNFDRRSPRSDDVTIEILYCGVCHSDVHNVRNDWGGATYPMVPGHEIVGRVVALGSEVTRFKVGDRVGVGCLVDSCRHCTACGKGWEQYCENGRVDTYNSVDRHDGKPTQGGYSEQIVVSDAFVLKVPDSLDLAAAAPLLCAGITTYSPLRHWNVGSGSKVAVVGLGGLGHMALKLAQAMGAEVTLFTRSAGKESDARRLGANQVVLSTDAAQMAAVAGRFDLIIDTVPYVHDVNPYVPTLATGGTLTLVGYLGPLEPALNSAPLVLSRKAVAGSLIGGIAETQEMLDFCGQHGIVSDIETIAIQDINEAYERMLSSDVKYRFVIDMASLKAKVSE
- a CDS encoding SDR family oxidoreductase; protein product: MRRTPLHILVIGANGSIGRLVVAQALEQGHAVRALVRDLGRAADLPAEAERVVGDVTKPETLEAAVAGTDAIVFTHGSTSGSKAGSRQVDYGGVRNVMAALGRRQARVALMTAIGVTNRQGSYNQATEAHDWKRRSERLVRASGLPYTVVRPGWFDYNAADQLRLTPLQGDTRQAGNSSDGVVSRYQIAQVLVYCLTSESALHKTFELVAERGSATVDFEAMFRSLKADLPGSMDGVRDAPNMPMAQEPPHVLDDLVHASSR
- a CDS encoding (R)-mandelonitrile lyase, with protein sequence MKFIAAAAVALSLLEPIAAAENDLQIRRVGSRPVNAAPAENFTGTVKVEMLYTPVGEERTSAGSVSFSPGARTAWHSHPLGQTLVVTSGVGRVQRWGGSVEEIRVGDVVHIPANVKHWHGAAPDSAMTHTAITEVLNGKSADWMEQVADAQYLVPPVPVAAVLPPAQGQKLFGDIAPKFAQLTDEVLFGDVWARPGLSQRDRSLITVSALIAMNRPDQLRGHMARARQNGVSDAELIEATTHLAFYAGWPSAVTAIGVAREVMDIPKP
- a CDS encoding efflux RND transporter permease subunit, whose protein sequence is MLIGAVRVALRRPYTFVVMALLLMIVGPLVAMRTPTDIFPEIRIPVIAVAWQYTGLPPDQMAGRISSPFQRILTTAVNDIEHMEASTYAGVGIVKIFFQPGVNVATANAQVTAASQVALRQMPPGTQPPVILNYNAATVPILQVALSGEGLSEQQLFDLGMNTVRTPLVTVPGAAIPLPYGGKQRQVQLDLDPAALQARGLSAQDVALALAAHNVLVPVGTQKIGSLEYTLQLNSAPSAIEELGRIPVKIVNGSTILMRDVAQVRDGSAPQTNIVHVDGGRSVLMSVLKNGSASTLAIVDGVRAKLDEMRASLPAELKVLPINDQSLFVRAAVKGVALEGVIAAVLTSLMILLFLGSWRPTLIIAVSIPLSILGALISLAVLGQTLNLMTLGGLALAIGILVDDATVTIENINWHLEQGKDVETAILDGAHQIVMPAFVSLLCICIVLVPMFFLDGISRFLFVPMALSVMLAMVCSFILSRTLVPTMAKYLLKAHSHAPASTTSRNPLVRFQRRFEAGFERLRMGYRGALQGALASSGRFLIGFMLVVLASFALLPFIGSNFFPSVDSGQILMHARVPVGTRVEETASRFATIERAIRRVIPAEEIETLVDNIGLPPSNINLTYNNTGVSGSHDGDFQIALRKGHQPTADYVKKLRETLPQDFPDTAFWFPPADIVSQILNFGAPAPIDIQIRGRDTEANFAYAQQLTGRLRGIPGVVDVRIQQSNKAPVFKIDVDRMQAQQLGLSTRDVTNSLVVNLAGSSQVAPTFWLNPANGVSYPIVMQTPQHELDSLASLENLPVGNGATTGTATLGGIASFERSSGSALVSQYDVQSMVQIHAAAQGRDLGAVAADVRKVLADAAADVPKGSAVHLMGQVQTMERAFSGLFVGLIGAVVLIYLLIVVNFQSWRDPAVIISALPAALAGIVWMLFVTQTTLSVPALTGAIMCMGVATANSVLVISFARERLAELGDAQAAALEAGFVRFRPVLMTALAMVIGMLPMALGVGEGGEQNAPLGRAVIGGLITATIATLVFVPVLFSLAHRRDGRTVPASAPQSNAVSSHA
- a CDS encoding efflux RND transporter periplasmic adaptor subunit, whose protein sequence is MPDNSFFTRRRIGAAAALCLVVAVVAAGLVSRQTQARQLQVAAEAQAIPVVKLVDPVAISASVLELPARLEAWARAPIHARANGYLRRWTVDIGGTVKAGQLLGEIETPELDEQLMQARAELATAQSNAALAASTAQRWKSLLATDSVSRQEADEKAGDLSAKQSIVTALQANFDRVQAMKQYTRLTSPFDGVVTARNTDVGALISAGGAPGSELFVVSDIRRLRVYVNVPQRQLASVRVGGKAALVVPERPTQTYEATVQSLARAIQSGAGGMVVQLSVDNASGELLPGAFATVRLESGASRSRIGVPPGALIMGKSGVQVATVAADGRVVLKAVTIARDHGQLIELAGGLEPGERVVDSPPDGIVSGDAVRIASMSSKATP
- a CDS encoding IS630 family transposase, whose protein sequence is MARPHAVAIELSEADRAVLLGWSRRRKTAQALALRARIVLACADSAATNTAIAEAMGLSLMTVSKWRRRFAQHGIAGLDDAPRSGAPRTILDEQVEAVITTTLETVPENATHWSTRTLAAHLGLSQTTISRIWRAFALAPHRTEGFKLSTDPYFVDKVRDIVGLYLHPPERALVLCVDEKPSIQAHSDTAPAIPMQPGQPERHTHDYLRHGTTDLFAALDVKAGTVIAEVHRRHRSVEFRHFLQTVERATPAEFELHLVLDNASTHKSPIIQRWLLRHTRVHLHFTPTSASWINLVECWFSILTARRLKRGRFPSTRALENAIRAYVATNNVNPKPFVWTKTADQILQSVAEFCIRTSGSHH